From Quercus lobata isolate SW786 chromosome 1, ValleyOak3.0 Primary Assembly, whole genome shotgun sequence, one genomic window encodes:
- the LOC115993646 gene encoding uncharacterized protein LOC115993646, with amino-acid sequence MGNYVSCTLATPLIKSNKAARVVFPGGEVRQFREPIKAAELMFECPNFFLVNSQSLHIGRRFSALSADEEIEFGNVYIMFPMKRVNSMAVAADMAMIFLVANSAAKRISSSGGISKIQVLPESGDGGGDTQHVAVEADEGEAGGPRLNLEGIEGFSAPEFQYRLSVCRSRKPMLETIKEEPIWSR; translated from the coding sequence atggggaactATGTTTCATGCACCCTTGCCACACCTTTGATCAAGAGCAACAAGGCAGCAAGAGTGGTATTTCCTGGTGGTGAAGTGAGGCAATTCCGGGAGCCCATCAAAGCAGCTGAGCTCATGTTCGAGTGCCCAAACTTCTTCTTAGTAAACTCTCAATCCCTTCACATTGGCCGGAGGTTCTCCGCCCTGAGCGCCGACGAGGAAATAGAGTTTGGCAATGTGTACATCATGTTTCCTATGAAGAGAGTGAATTCTATGGCTGTTGCAGCTGATATGGCAATGATTTTCCTCGTGGCCAACTCCGCGGCTAAGCGGATATCTTCCTCCGGTGGGATTAGTAAAATCCAGGTTTTGCCCGAGTCCGGCGACGGCGGCGGCGACACGCAACATGTGGCGGTGGAAGCTGATGAAGGTGAGGCTGGAGGGCCAAGATTGAATTTGGAGGGTATTGAGGGGTTTTCAGCACCAGAGTTTCAATACAGGTTATCTGTGTGCAGATCAAGGAAGCCCATGTTAGAGACTATAAAAGAAGAGCCAATCTGGTCAAGATAA